The following are from one region of the Nocardioides marmotae genome:
- a CDS encoding acetone carboxylase yields MDPDTCSAKGCTAPAAWQLQWNNPKLHTPDRRKVWLACGDHRSSLSDFLTARGFLKDVVPHEAGASQGRE; encoded by the coding sequence ATGGACCCCGACACCTGCTCGGCCAAGGGCTGCACCGCGCCCGCCGCGTGGCAGCTGCAGTGGAACAACCCCAAGCTGCACACCCCCGACCGGCGCAAGGTGTGGCTGGCGTGCGGGGACCACCGGTCCTCGCTCTCGGACTTCCTCACCGCGCGCGGGTTCCTCAAGGACGTCGTCCCGCACGAGGCGGGCGCGTCGCAGGGGCGGGAGTAG
- a CDS encoding DUF3099 domain-containing protein has translation MARDQRRDRDDAVRITTAASSHNADIAARQRRYLLSMSIRSICFVGAVVAALAGIQWLWPFLIAGAILLPYVAVVLANVQATRKEGFALQDAAYGAPELPAAPSDPEVGHSAR, from the coding sequence ATGGCCCGCGACCAGCGCAGGGACCGCGACGACGCGGTGCGCATCACCACGGCTGCCTCCAGCCACAACGCCGACATCGCCGCCCGGCAGCGGCGCTACCTGCTGTCGATGAGCATCCGCTCGATCTGCTTCGTGGGCGCCGTGGTCGCCGCCCTCGCCGGCATCCAGTGGCTCTGGCCGTTCCTCATCGCCGGCGCGATCCTGCTGCCGTACGTCGCCGTGGTGCTCGCGAACGTGCAGGCCACGCGCAAGGAGGGGTTCGCGCTGCAGGACGCGGCGTACGGCGCCCCCGAGCTCCCCGCCGCGCCCAGCGACCCCGAGGTCGGGCACTCCGCGCGATGA
- a CDS encoding dodecin yields the protein MTNRTYRVTEIVGTSPDGIDEAIRNGVERAARTLRHLDWFEVTQVRGQVKDGTVEHFQVGIKVGFRLEDD from the coding sequence ATGACGAACCGCACCTACCGTGTCACCGAGATCGTCGGCACCTCGCCCGACGGGATCGACGAGGCCATCCGCAACGGCGTCGAGCGCGCCGCGCGCACGCTGCGCCACCTCGACTGGTTCGAGGTGACCCAGGTCCGCGGGCAGGTCAAGGACGGCACGGTCGAGCACTTCCAGGTCGGCATCAAGGTCGGTTTCCGCCTCGAGGACGACTGA
- a CDS encoding SDR family oxidoreductase: MDLQLTDRVLLVTGGARGLGRATAEVLVAEGARVVLSGRSEDSLAAARAELGPDRVATVVADNADPATPGRLLAAAHDAFGRLDGALVSVGGPPAGTVLEASDEQWRDAFDSVFLGAVRICRTVVEALPAGGSLALVLSSSVRSPLAGLAVSNGLRPGLAMVAKTLADEVGPRGVRVNGLLPGRVATDRVAELDALADDPAAERARAEAAIPLRRYGRPEEFGRAAAFLLSPAASFVSGVMLPVDGGALRAL, encoded by the coding sequence ATGGACCTCCAGCTGACCGACCGGGTCCTCCTGGTCACCGGCGGCGCCCGCGGCCTCGGCCGGGCCACCGCGGAGGTGCTCGTGGCCGAGGGCGCCCGCGTGGTGCTCTCGGGCCGCTCGGAGGACTCGCTCGCCGCCGCGCGGGCGGAGCTGGGGCCCGACCGCGTGGCGACCGTCGTCGCCGACAACGCCGACCCCGCGACGCCCGGCCGGCTCCTCGCCGCGGCGCACGACGCCTTCGGCAGGCTCGACGGGGCGCTGGTCAGCGTCGGCGGTCCGCCCGCGGGGACGGTGCTGGAGGCGAGCGACGAGCAGTGGCGCGACGCCTTCGACTCGGTGTTCCTCGGCGCGGTGCGGATCTGCCGCACGGTCGTCGAGGCGCTGCCCGCGGGCGGGTCGCTGGCGCTGGTGCTCTCCTCCAGCGTCCGGTCACCCCTGGCCGGGCTCGCCGTCTCCAACGGGCTGCGCCCCGGCCTGGCCATGGTCGCCAAGACGCTGGCCGACGAGGTCGGGCCACGCGGCGTACGCGTCAACGGGCTGCTGCCCGGCCGCGTCGCGACCGACCGGGTGGCCGAGCTCGACGCGCTCGCCGACGACCCGGCGGCCGAGCGCGCCCGGGCCGAGGCGGCGATCCCGCTGCGTCGCTACGGCCGGCCGGAGGAGTTCGGGCGGGCGGCGGCGTTCCTGCTCTCGCCCGCGGCGTCGTTCGTCTCCGGCGTGATGCTGCCGGTCGACGGCGGGGCGCTGCGGGCGCTCTGA
- the moaA gene encoding GTP 3',8-cyclase MoaA: MTRPLQDRYGRVATDLRVSLTDRCNLRCNYCMPAEGLDWLPDDSVLSDDEVVRLIGIGVSHLGVREVRFTGGEPLVRRGLVGIVERTRALGPDLELSITTNALGLARTADKLAAAGLDRVNVSLDSVRAETFHAITRRDRLPDVVAGLEAAQAAGLGPVKVNAVLLRGTNDDQAGELLAWCLERGYELRFIEQMPLDAQHGWSRTGMITAEEIFERLSRDFELSPAVEPRGSAPAELFRVDGGPGTVGVIASVTRPFCGDCDRVRLTADGQVRNCLFAREESDLRAALRGGATDEEIADRWVVAMLGKRAGHGIDDPTFLQPDRPMSAIGG; encoded by the coding sequence GTGACGAGACCCCTGCAGGACCGCTATGGCCGGGTGGCCACGGACCTGCGCGTCTCGCTCACCGACCGGTGCAACCTCCGCTGCAACTACTGCATGCCGGCCGAGGGCCTGGACTGGCTGCCCGACGACTCGGTGCTCAGCGACGACGAGGTCGTCCGGCTGATCGGGATCGGGGTGTCGCACCTGGGGGTGCGCGAGGTGCGGTTCACCGGTGGCGAGCCGCTGGTACGCCGGGGCCTGGTCGGGATCGTCGAGCGCACCCGGGCCCTCGGGCCCGACCTGGAGCTCTCGATCACCACCAACGCGCTCGGCCTGGCCCGCACCGCGGACAAGCTCGCGGCGGCCGGCCTGGACCGGGTCAACGTCAGCCTCGACAGCGTGCGCGCCGAGACCTTCCACGCCATCACCCGCCGCGACCGGCTGCCCGACGTCGTCGCCGGGCTGGAGGCCGCCCAGGCCGCCGGGCTGGGCCCGGTCAAGGTCAACGCGGTGCTGCTGCGCGGCACCAACGACGACCAGGCGGGCGAGCTGCTGGCCTGGTGCCTCGAGCGCGGCTACGAGCTGCGCTTCATCGAGCAGATGCCGCTGGACGCCCAGCACGGCTGGTCGCGCACCGGCATGATCACCGCGGAGGAGATCTTCGAGCGGCTCTCCCGCGACTTCGAGCTCAGCCCGGCCGTCGAGCCGCGGGGGAGCGCCCCGGCCGAGCTGTTCCGGGTCGACGGCGGCCCCGGCACCGTCGGGGTCATCGCCTCGGTGACCCGTCCCTTCTGCGGCGACTGCGACCGGGTCCGGCTGACCGCGGACGGACAGGTCCGCAACTGCCTGTTCGCCCGCGAGGAGTCCGACCTGCGCGCCGCGCTGCGCGGTGGCGCCACCGACGAGGAGATCGCTGACCGCTGGGTCGTGGCGATGCTCGGCAAGCGCGCCGGGCACGGCATCGACGACCCGACGTTCCTCCAACCCGACCGACCCATGTCGGCCATCGGCGGCTGA
- a CDS encoding SURF1 family cytochrome oxidase biogenesis protein: protein MRRFRILLSRRWAFFALAIVGVAWATWWLGNWQFDRLEDRRSSNAVVERNENLEPAPVAEVLSPGGDVAEDDEWRVVTATGEYAVEDTVIVRYRTRDGEAGIEVVVPLITADGTALVVDRGWMPTDNRGGDAEGVPDPPSGEVTITGYVRADGTGDSTRVVDGSTRAVSSEEIGEAIGRPTYGGFVDLRSEDPEPAETLTPRDLPEQNDGPHFFYGLQWWFFGVLAIFGFLYLAYDELKRGPHGQRGSRRPPRPKADPRTGKRPPREPAQSARSAPPSTGSITPETNDAAGESRNAAARPNSSGRP from the coding sequence GTGCGTCGGTTCCGGATCCTGCTGAGTCGACGGTGGGCCTTCTTCGCCCTGGCCATCGTCGGCGTCGCCTGGGCGACCTGGTGGCTCGGCAACTGGCAGTTCGACCGGCTCGAGGACCGCCGCAGCAGCAACGCCGTCGTCGAGCGCAACGAGAACCTCGAGCCGGCCCCGGTCGCCGAGGTCCTCTCCCCCGGCGGCGACGTCGCCGAGGACGACGAGTGGCGGGTGGTCACCGCGACCGGCGAGTACGCCGTCGAGGACACCGTCATCGTCCGGTACCGCACCCGCGACGGCGAGGCCGGCATCGAGGTGGTCGTCCCGCTCATCACCGCCGACGGCACCGCCCTGGTGGTCGACCGCGGCTGGATGCCCACCGACAACCGCGGCGGCGACGCCGAGGGGGTCCCCGACCCGCCGAGCGGCGAGGTGACGATCACCGGCTACGTGCGCGCCGACGGCACCGGCGACAGCACGCGGGTCGTGGACGGCAGCACCCGCGCGGTCTCGAGCGAGGAGATCGGCGAGGCGATCGGCCGGCCGACGTACGGCGGCTTCGTCGACCTGCGCTCGGAGGACCCCGAGCCCGCGGAGACGCTCACCCCGCGCGACCTGCCCGAGCAGAATGACGGCCCGCACTTCTTCTACGGGCTCCAGTGGTGGTTCTTCGGGGTGCTCGCGATCTTCGGCTTCCTCTACCTCGCCTACGACGAGCTCAAGCGCGGCCCGCACGGCCAGCGCGGCTCCCGTCGACCGCCGCGTCCCAAGGCCGACCCGCGCACCGGCAAGCGTCCGCCGCGGGAGCCCGCTCAGAGCGCCCGCAGCGCCCCGCCGTCGACCGGCAGCATCACGCCGGAGACGAACGACGCCGCGGGCGAGAGCAGGAACGCCGCCGCCCGCCCGAACTCCTCCGGCCGGCCGTAG